A genomic segment from Corylus avellana chromosome ca5, CavTom2PMs-1.0 encodes:
- the LOC132181372 gene encoding uncharacterized protein LOC132181372: MKRQRNGEIWDFEHEMPANQTATEVVLGVDGGTTSTVCICMPLIPFSHSLPPDPVPVLARAVAGCSNHNSVGETAARETLEQVMADALSKSGSNRSAVRAICLAVSGVNHPLDQQRILAWLRDIFPSHVRLYIQNDAIAALASGTMGKLHGCVLIAGTGTIAYGFTEEGKEARAAGAGPTLGDWGSGYGIAAQALTAIIRSHDGRGPHTMLTSSILQTLGLSSADELIGWTYADPSWARIAALVPVVVSCAEAGDEVANKILVDSVQELASSVKAVVQRLGLCGKDGTDSFPLVMVGGVLEAKKRWDIGKEVINYVSKDYPGVQSIRPKVEPAVGAALLAWSFLMKESYNENYRS; this comes from the exons ATGAAGAGACAGAGGAATGGGGAAATCTGGGATTTCGAGCACGAAATGCCGGCCAATCAGACCGCGACAGAGGTAGTGTTGGGAGTGGACGGTGGCACCACCTCGACTGTGTGCATATGCATGCCCCTCATTCccttctctcactctctcccccCCGACCCTGTTCCTGTTCTTGCTCGCGCCGTCGCCGGCTGCTCCAACCACAACAGTGTCGGCG AAACTGCAGCGAGGGAAACTTTGGAGCAAGTTATGGCAGATGCACTTTCAAAGTCAGGTTCAAATCGATCTGCAGTTCGAGCCATTTGTCTAGCTGTATCTGGTGTTAACCATCCCTTGGATCAGCAAAGAATTTTAGCTTGGCTTAG GGATATATTCCCCAGCCATGTACGACTTTACATTCAGAATGATGCTATAGCAGCTCTAGCAAGTGGAACTATGGGAAAGCTTCATGGATGTGTTTTAATTGCTGGCACAGGGACCATTGCTTATGGATTCACCGAAGAGGGCAAGGAAGCTCGGGCTGCTGGTGCAGGACCCACCTTAGGTGATTGGGGAAG TGGATACGGAATAGCTGCGCAGGCATTAACCGCGATTATAAGGTCTCATGATGGTCGTGGTCCACATACAATGCTTACAAGTAGTATCCTACAGACACTTGGCCTTTCTTCAGCGGATGAACTCATTGG GTGGACCTATGCAGATCCATCATGGGCTCGCATTGCAGCACTTGTTCCAGTTGTTGTATCTTGTGCAGAGGCAGGTGATGAAGTTGCAAATAAGATATTGGTAGATTCAGTCCAAGAGTTGGCTTCAAGTGTGAAAGCTGTTGTTCAAAGACTTGGCTTGTGTGGGAAAG ATGGGACAGATTCTTTTCCTCTCGTAATGGTTGGTGGCGTTCTTGAAGCAAAAAAGAGGTGGGATATAGGAAAGGAAGTCATAAACTACGTCTCCAAGGACTATCCTGGGGTGCAATCAATTAGGCCCAAG GTGGAGCCTGCAGTTGGGGCAGCACTTCTAGCTTGGAGTTTCTTGATGAAAGAATCTTATAACGAAAATTATAGAAGCTAA